The following coding sequences are from one Anguilla anguilla isolate fAngAng1 chromosome 12, fAngAng1.pri, whole genome shotgun sequence window:
- the ankrd49 gene encoding ankyrin repeat domain-containing protein 49, with protein MEFPEDFNQLEFLETHQHLIPVGTQSLWPEDDDEDDDEEEREGSRSEEWYQQQEKMLENRPGELLLWASERNRLVTVKRLLSADPLLVHSRDEDRYTPLHRAAYSGHLEVVRTLVHHGADLHARTVDGWTPLHSACRWNNVAVASYLIQQGAQVNAQTNGLLTPLHLAAGNTGAKQTLELLLTQRHIQAGLKSSSGETAFEIARRTSAHYHLFEIVEPCNNLLPQS; from the exons ATGGAGTTTCCCGAGGACTTTAATCAGCTGGAGTTTCTTGAGACACATCAGCACCTTATACCAGTAGGAACACAGAGCCTCTGGCCggaagatgatgatgaagatgacgaTGAAGAGGAAAGGGAGGGTTCCCGCAGTGAGGAGTGGTACCAGCAACAGGAAAAAATGCTGGAGAATAGGCCGGGAGAATTGCTGCTATGGGCCTCTGAGAGGAACAGA CTGGTCACCGTTAAGCGACTGCTGTCAGCTGATCCATTGCTTGTGCACAGCCGGGATGAGGACAGGTACACCCCCCTGCACCGTGCAGCGTACAGTGGTCATCTTGAAGTGGTGCGGACCCTGGTTCACCATGGTGCAGACCTCCACGCCCGTACAGTGGACGGGTGGACTCCACTGCACAGTGCCTGCCGGTGGAACAACGTCGCTGTGGCCTCCTACCTCATCCAACAAGGGGCGCAGGTCAACGCCCAGACGAATGGTCTGCTCACCCCGCTACACCTAGCAGCGGGCAACACTGGTGCCAAGCAGACACTGGAACTCCTCCTGACGCAGCGCCATATACAGGCAGGACTGAAGAGCAGCAGTGGCGAAACTGCCTTTGAAATTGCACGCAGGACTAGTGCACATTACCACCTGTTTGAGATTGTGGAGCCTTGCAATAACCTGTTACCTCAAAGCTGA